The Megalopta genalis isolate 19385.01 chromosome 9, iyMegGena1_principal, whole genome shotgun sequence genome includes a window with the following:
- the LOC117224608 gene encoding uncharacterized protein LOC117224608: MNSHLVMLLLFAVFVACQCLAAAREIGQQDGDMVAAASHHRYEKGGGEEHHSDHRQKHGDKGDKGYKSSHEHEKGEKGHHDKDEHKGYYDEEEGHKKNHHHDDGYYAEHHKGEKGEKGHKFHEEGHYGKGHSTKGHHEVHKVDEFKKDKEFFDEHHDSGHHEDHGGHHHEHGHKKGGHFKKGHHDEGGHEDHYGKKGHFEKGSHHHDDKGHKSSGGHDEHHEHHSKHGKKGGHDDHKSWGFKKGH; this comes from the coding sequence ATGAATTCCCACCTGGTGATGCTGCTGCTCTTCGCCGTGTTCGTCGCCTGTCAGTGCCTGGCGGCGGCTCGGGAGATCGGCCAACAAGACGGCGACATGGTGGCAGCGGCTTCCCATCATCGTTACGAGAAAGGTGGCGGCGAGGAGCACCATTCCGATCATCGTCAGAAGCACGGGGACAAGGGCGACAAAGGGTACAAGTCGTCGCACGAGCACGAGAAAGGTGAGAAGGGCCACCACGACAAAGACGAGCACAAAGGCTACTACGACGAAGAAGAGGGCCACAAGAAGAATCATCATCACGACGACGGCTACTACGCCGAGCATCACAAGGGCGAGAAGGGCGAGAAGGGGCACAAATTCCACGAGGAAGGACATTATGGGAAAGGTCACAGCACCAAGGGACACCACGAGGTACACAAGGTAGACGAATTCAAGAAGGACAAGGAGTTCTTCGACGAACATCACGATTCCGGACACCACGAGGACCACGGCGGCCATCATCACGAGCACGGTCACAAGAAGGGCGGCCACTTCAAGAAGGGTCATCACGACGAAGGCGGACACGAAGATCATTATGGCAAGAAGGGGCACTTCGAGAAGGGAAGTCATCACCATGACGACAAGGGACACAAGAGCTCCGGCGGTCACGATGAGCATCACGAGCATCATTCTAAACATGGGAAGAAAGGCGGACACGACGACCACAAGTCGTGGGGATTCAAAAAGGGTCATTAA
- the LOC117224689 gene encoding uncharacterized protein LOC117224689, whose translation MARSLWLCLGLAVAYTCVSLTSAKEPRSRRDLEVAASHHGGGGGGGGGGGGGGGGGGHESGGGHDHHGSHHEEHGDKGEKGYKSHHHHDHGDHGHYGKDHEGGHHEEHGGHKKGHHDEHDEHGSHHEHEEGHKGEKFGHKKGHKKGEKTHGYHHKAHKDEYHKEHKFYDDYHKGGHHEKHGHHHGDHKSSEGHHKKGGHHHSGHHSDHHGKKGHSDKGHFDEDHKGFHGKHGFDEHHSHHEDYGNKHEHHGGKSHGFSSGGGGGGGGHGGGGGGGHGGGGGGGHGGYGGGGHGGGGGGGHGGHGGGGHGGGGGGGHGGHGGGGHGGGGGGGHGGHGGGGHGGGGGGGHGGHHRR comes from the coding sequence ATGGCCAGAAGTTTGTGGCTCTGCCTCGGCCTAGCCGTGGCTTACACATGCGTCTCCCTGACCTCGGCTAAGGAGCCGAGGAGCAGGAGGGACCTCGAGGTGGCAGCCAGCCAtcatggcggcggcggcggcggcggcggaggcggtggtggtggcggtggtggtggtggtcaCGAAAGCGGCGGTGGTCACGACCATCACGGCAGCCATCACGAGGAACACGGAGATAAAGGAGAAAAGGGCTACAAGAGCCACCATCACCACGATCACGGCGATCACGGTCATTACGGTAAAGACCACGAGGGAGGACACCACGAGGAGCATGGTGGACACAAGAAGGGCCACCACGACGAGCACGACGAGCACGGGAGCCACCACGAACACGAGGAAGGACACAAGGGGGAGAAATTCGGGCACAAGAAGGGCCACAAAAAGGGAGAGAAGACACACGGCTACCATCATAAGGCTCACAAGGACGAGTACCACAAGGAGCACAAGTTCTACGATGACTACCATAAGGGTGGGCATCACGAGAAACATGGCCATCATCATGGAGACCATAAGAGTAGCGAGGGCCATCACAAGAAGGGTGGTCATCATCATTCCGGACATCATAGCGATCACCACGGCAAAAAGGGACACTCTGATAAGGGACACTTCGACGAGGACCACAAAGGTTTCCATGGTAAACACGGATTCGACGAGCATCACTCGCACCATGAGGATTATGGTAACAAGCACGAACACCATGGAGGAAAGTCACATGGATTCTCCAGCGGTGGAGGAGGTGGTGGAGGCGGACATGGAGGAGGTGGTGGTGGCGGACACGGAGGCGGTGGAGGTGGTGGTCACGGAGGATATGGTGGAGGCGGACACGGAGGCGGTGGAGGCGGTGGTCACGGAGGACATGGTGGAGGCGGACACGGAGGCGGCGGAGGCGGTGGTCACGGAGGACATGGTGGAGGCGGACATGGAGGCGGTGGAGGCGGTGGTCACGGAGGACATGGTGGAGGCGGACATGGAGGCGGTGGTGGCGGTGGTCACGGAGGACACCATCGACGTTGA
- the LOC117224551 gene encoding uncharacterized protein LOC117224551 has protein sequence MIVSSRGGYSSRRAVVCLVLCVYVAATEAYTVYVFNPQAYDPEAIGARQSYVEAEDLSRDGDYQSRLIPIKTPRVDKQLVALPLEPEAEMLPAHYTGVKPPGVDHMELKYAESQVSKVDPTHQSSRSSSQRGGTRQRSGSVHEVQRQKAASFEKARKGDRRKEHRTSESVENGGQKKSRSKENDSSEHDEATAGGKAGNSHQKKKSGYLNSKAGGYRNLYHKDEFKRDHDFYDNDDEGGHLKKHGRYKEKHVAREGTYKNGASRNAGVGGAETGKKGAKKNSRAEQESEGRAAGRGYDGFFKNFQGFAKQIGQADGGKFGFVEAKER, from the coding sequence ATGATCGTCTCGAGTAGAGGCGGCTATAGTTCGAGGAGGGCTGTGGTTTGCTTGGTCCTGTGCGTATATGTCGCTGCGACGGAGGCGTACACGGTCTACGTGTTTAATCCGCAAGCTTACGATCCAGAAGCGATCGGCGCGAGGCAATCTTACGTAGAAGCCGAGGATCTGTCGCGGGATGGCGACTACCAGTCGAGGCTGATCCCCATCAAGACGCCTCGCGTGGACAAGCAACTGGTAGCTTTGCCCCTGGAGCCGGAGGCCGAAATGCTGCCGGCTCATTACACCGGTGTAAAGCCGCCCGGTGTCGACCACATGGAACTGAAGTACGCGGAGAGCCAGGTCTCGAAGGTCGATCCCACGCATCAATCGTCGAGGAGCTCGAGCCAACGTGGAGGGACTAGGCAGCGATCTGGCAGCGTCCACGAGGTTCAGCGACAGAAAGCGGCTTCCTTCGAGAAGGCGCGGAAAGGCGATCGTCGGAAAGAGCACCGGACGAGCGAATCCGTCGAGAACGGTGGCCAGAAGAAGAGTCGTTCCAAGGAGAACGACAGCTCCGAGCACGATGAAGCAACGGCCGGTGGGAAAGCGGGGAACAGCCATCAGAAAAAGAAGAGCGGCTATTTAAACAGCAAGGCGGGCGGCTATCGCAATCTGTATCACAAGGACGAGTTCAAGAGGGACCACGATTTCTATGATAACGACGACGAAGGCGGACACTTGAAGAAACACGGCCGCTACAAGGAGAAGCATGTTGCGCGCGAGGGCACGTACAAGAACGGAGCGAGCAGGAACGCGGGCGTCGGTGGAGCGGAAACCGGGAAGAAGGGAGCTAAAAAGAACTCCCGGGCCGAGCAGGAATCCGAAGGTCGTGCCGCCGGCCGCGGTTACGATGGATTCTTTAAAAACTTCCAGGGATTCGCGAAACAGATCGGTCAAGCGGACGGCGGAAAGTTTGGCTTCGTCGAGGCGAAAGAGCGATAG
- the LOC117224607 gene encoding uncharacterized protein LOC117224607, translated as MLVDRVFACMFLAVVGRIEAVPARMQRMTVAKMRAEDLESSASGYVYNQQQGLPVYYLHYTDHGSGSYYRTPDAVARYVGTPVAQTPILQPYAALDKGARQEIVTYANHRLPNHVPLPVESMPRAPYYLGKILERTENEDDKMHQREEEHDEDGHEDELNDHRDEDGDSDEDVQEDFDHSSEESDIGGDSGEGRGEFYGSHSDESGGSHSPRDGGSVSEDESGEQYAADEYSKHGEDGDKAYKRHRAFGKGERGAHDREHREGHYSENVEREKGHVDEGEAYGSNEEAVKGGEGSNYGHSSYHKKGDKTKGFHNVYHKDEYKKETDFYDEDHKKGYFDKFEKFDKDSKVAEHGFQKGGHRSSGHEQEDSGKEGYYDKGHDRRQDQGHRTEEGEKSYHRNHQDYVVEEGSKSAKEDKYHKGSY; from the exons ATGCTCGTCGACCGGGTGTTCGCGTGCATGTTTCTTGCGGTGGTGGGCCGGATCGAGGCGGTGCCGGCCCGGATGCAGCGTATGACAGTCGCCAAGATGCGAGCGGAGGACCTCGAGAGCTCCGCCAGCGGTTACGTGTACAACCAGCAACAGGGTCTTCCGGTTTACTACCTGCATTACACCGATCACGGAAGTGGAAGCTACTATCGCACGCCAGACGCCGTCGCGCGTTACGTCGGCACACCTGTTGCACAAACGCCGATTCTGCAGCCGTACGCGGCCTTGGACAAAGGGGCGCGCCAAGAAATTGTCACCTATGCCAACCACCGATTGCCCAACCACGTGCCGCTGCCTGTAGAGTCGATGCCTCGGGCGCCATATTACCTGGGGAAGATCCTGGAGCGGACCGAGAACGAGGACGATAAAATGCATCAGAGAGAAGAGGAGCACGACGAGGATGGCCACGAAGACGAGCTGAACGATCACCGGGACGAGGACGGCGACAGCGACGAAGACGTTCAGGAAGACTTTGATCATTCGTCCGAGGAGTCCGATATTGGCGGCGACTCTGGGGAGGGACGCGGCGAGTTTTATGGATCCCATAGCGATGAAAGTGGTGGATCGCATAGTCCTCGCGACGGTGGAAGCGTTTCCGAAGATGAAAGCGGGGAGCAGTATGCGGCCGATGAATACTCTAAGCATGGCGAGGATGGGGATAAAGCTTATAAGAGACATCGTGCGTTCGGTAAAGGTGAACGTGGCGCACACGATCGCGAACATCGCGAAG GACACTACAGCGAGAACGTAGAACGAGAGAAGGGACACGTTGACGAAGGGGAGGCGTATGGCTCCAATGAAGAAGCTGTGAAAGGAGGAGAGGGCAGCAATTACGGACATTCTTCGTATCACAAGAAGGGCGACAAGACTAAAGGATTCCACAACGTCTACCACAAAGACGAGTACAAGAAGGAGACTGATTTCTACGACGAGGACCATAAGAAGGGTTATTTCGATAAGTTCGAGAAATTCGATAAAGATTCCAAAGTAGCCGAGCACGGATTCCAGAAGGGTGGCCATCGCTCTTCGGGCCACGAGCAGGAAGACAGCGGCAAGGAAGGGTACTACGACAAAGGACACGATCGTAGGCAGGATCAAGGTCACCGGACCGAGGAAGGGGAGAAGTCGTATCACCGGAATCACCAGGATTACGTTGTTGAAGAGGGTTCGAAGTCAGCCAAGGAAGACAAGTATCACAAAGGATCCTACTAA
- the LOC117224688 gene encoding arylalkylamine N-acetyltransferase 1: protein MTMSRLIVCRKCILKGLEGMPNCQRIGYRQTNFHIARGSFKPRTICEDGPAFTTRLALPIDYDNVADFMTDIYYKGEPTVRNIGCAPVTAPPVWRENMYDQVKMGLSIVAENRDHCLIGAALNTVVYPWEAAAIEQCAKCVDSGPIKEVLHFFGYIAYQPRIFERFCVSRMFEVTSLAVDEDYRSMGVAKRLITESWYLARDCDYKLFHMCCTNRHCMQICSNFGWQEVWNIPFDQYVRNGEVIFKNVQEPNNICRVFIDWLKDCKTYCQPSKKCTKILPPPPQQ from the exons ATGACTATGTCGAGGCTAATAGTATGCAGGAAGTGTATTCTGAAAGGCCTCGAGGGTATGCCGAATTGCCAGAGAATTGGGTATCGACAAACTAATTTTCACATCGCGAGAGGGAGCTTTAAACCGCGGACGATATGTGAA GACGGTCCAGCTTTCACGACGCGTTTGGCACTGCCTATCGACTATGACAACGTGGCGGACTTCATGACAGACATATACTACAAAGGTGAACCAACAGTTCGAAACATAGGCTGTGCTCCCGTAACCGCGCCGCCAGTATGGCGCGAGAATATGTACGACCAAGTGAAGATGGGTTTGTCGATCGTAGCTGAAAATAGAGATCATTGCCTGATCGGTGCAGCTCTGAACACAGTTGTGTATCCATGGGAAGCAGCGGCGATAGAGCAGTGCGCAAAATGTGTCGACTCAGGTCCGATCAAGGAAGTCTTGCATTTCTTCGGCTACATAGCCTATCAACCGAGAATTTTCGAACGGTTCTGCGTTTCGAGGATGTTCGAGGTTACCAGCTTAGCAGTGGATGAAGATTACCGAAGCATGGGGGTAGCCAAGAGGCTGATAACGGAAAGTTGGTACTTGGCACGCGATTGTGATTACAAATTGTTTCACATGTGTTGCACCAATAG ACATTGTATGCAGATATGTTCAAACTTCGGATGGCAAGAAGTATGGAATATACCTTTCGATCAGTACGTTCGGAATGGTGAAGTGATCTTCAAGAACGTTCAAGAACCGAACAATATTTGTAGAGTATTTATCGATTGGTTGAAGGATTGTAAAACATATTGTCAGCCGTCTAAAAAGTGTACAAAAATATTGCCACCGCCTCCACAGCAATAA